AAGCCGTGCTTCGTATTGCTCGGATTGATTGCGCGTGAACTTAGGCCATGCCTTAGCACCTGGTATTAGGCTCGCTAGATTACTCATCATCTGGCAGCCGTTACAAACACCCAAGGCAAAACTATCGTTACGTTGGAAGAAGCTTGCAAATTGCTCGCTGAGTTGTGGGTTAAACAGAATGGTCTTGGCCCAGCCCTCACCGGCCCCGAGCACATCGCCATAGCTAAATCCACCGCAGGCTACTAAGCCCTGATAGTCCTCAAGTTTGGCTTGACCAGAAAGTAGATCGCTCATATGAACATCATGACTAGCAAAGCCAGCGAGATCCATCGCGTAGGCCATCTCAAGATGGGAATTAACACCCTGCTCTCGCAAGATAGCCATCTTGGGTCGTGTGCCCTTGTTAATAAATGGTGCACTGGGGTTCTCATTAGGATCAAAACGCAGGATGGGGCTCATCCCAGGATCACTTACATCCTCTACGCTTTGATACTCGCTATCTACACAGTTGGGGTTATCACGCAAGCGAGCGATCTGATAACTGGTGTTCTGCCAGAGTTTTTGAAGATGCACTCTGCTTTCGGTGTAAACGCACTTGGCATCACGCCAGATCTCTAAGGCATCGCTTTGATTAGGTTTGCCAATCACATGACTAAAGGCGCTAATGCCACATTCACGTAAGACTGCAAATACTGCATCGCGCTGCGATCGTTCAATTTGGATGACCGCACCTAGCTCTTCACTGAACAACGCGCGGATGGTTTGCTCGTGACGACGACCGCTGACCTGAGAAGCCCAGTTCTTGGCATCACCATAATCTGGTTCGGTCTGTGGATCAATACACAAGAGGTCAACGTTTAGAGAGATACCGCAATGGCTTGCAAAGGCCATCTCAGCGATACAGGCTAATAAGCCACCATCAGAGCGATCGTGGTAGGCCAAGATAGCATTGCGCTCACGCAAGGCAATGATGGCATTCGTAAAGGCTTTGAGATCACTTGCGTGATCGACATTCGGTGCGTGTGTATCCGTTTGCTCAAATACCTGGGTCACAATACTGCCAGCCATCCGATTTTGATTACGTCCTAGATCAATCAGGATTAGTTCGGTATCGGTCTGGGGTTGCAGTTGTGGTGTGAGGGTCTTGCGTACATCACGCACAGGAGCAAATGCCGAGATGATGAGTGATACGGGCGAAACCACTTGCTTTGCTTGATTGTGATCCTGCCAACTCGTAGCCATCGATAAAGAATCTTTCCCTACGGGGATCGAGATACCCAGCTCTGGGCAGAGCTCTATCCCTACTGCTTTAACAGACTCATAGAGTTTGGCGTCTTCGCCGGGTTGACCACAAGCTGCCATCCAATTAGCCGATAACTTAATGTCTTCGATGCTAGTAATATCAGCAGCCAGAATATTAGTAATCGCCTCACCCACTGCCATCTTGGCTGCTGCTGGTGCATTAAAGAGTGCAACGGGAGTACGCTCACCCATGCTCATGGCTTCACCCAGATACCCAGAGTAATCCATGGTGGTCACCGCACAATCTGCAACAGGTACTTGCCATGGACCCACAAAGGGGTCGCGTGAGTTAAGACCACCCACCGTACGATCGCCGATGGTAATCAGAAATGATTTACTGGCAACAGTAGGTTGTTGCAAAACCAACTCGATTGCTTCTTTGAGTTCGATTGCATTGCAATTAAATGGGGAGAGCTGTTCTTGTGTGGTGTGAACATCCCGATGCATTTTGGGGGGTTTGCCCAAGAGTACTTCCATCGGCATATCAATGGGGTACTGTTGATCTGGATTTTTGGTTTGCTGTTGATCGTGCAATTGCAGTTGACGGTTTTGAGTGGTGTGTCCGACGACCGCATACGGACAGCGCTCGCGCTCACACATCTTGGCAAAACGATCTAGGTCTTTCGGATGAATCGCGATCACATAGCGCTCTTGCGACTCGTTGCACCAGATCTCTGCAGGGCTCATGCCACTCTCTTCGAGAGGAATAGCGCGTAGCTCAAATTGTGCACCCAGTTTTGCACTATCGGCTAGCTCTGGAAATGCATTGGATAAGCCTCCTGCCCCTACATCATGGATCGAGACGATGGGATTATGTTCTCCTAGTGCACGGCATTGATTAATCACCTCTTGCGCACGACGCTCAATCTCTGGATTACCACGTTGTACAGAATCAAAATCCAGGTCTGCGGTATTAGCTCCGGTCGACATCGAGCTGGCGGTACCACCACCCATGCCAATGCGCATTCCGGGGCCGCCTAACTGAATTAAGAGATCACCATCTTCGATGGGATGCTTATGCGTATGAATAGACTCAATCGCACCAATACCACCGGCGATCATGATGGGCTTGTGATAACCACGTCGTTGTCCGCCAATGGTTTGCTCAAACACTCGGAAGTAACCACCCAAGTTTGGTCTTCCAAACTCATTATTAAATGCCGCTCCACCAATTGGTCCATCGATCATGATCTGTAATGGGGTCGCAATACGCTCAGGCTTGCCATAAGGACTTTTCTCCCAGGGGAGGTTCGTGCCAGGAATATGTAAGTTCGATACGGAAAATCCGGTGAGGCCTGCTTTGGGTTTACCGCCAATCCCCGTTGCACCTTCATCTCGGATCTCACCACCCGATCCGGTCGCTGCCCCCTGAAACGGTGCAATCGCAGTGGGATGGTTATGGGTCTCCACCTTCATTAAGGTGTGTACTAATGCACGCTTAGTTTGATAGTGTCCCGCAGGGCCTACTGAGCTCCACACATCCGCATCACAGCCTTCCATGATGGCGGAGTTATCCGAGTAAGCGACGATGGTTCCCTTCGGTTGCAAGCGATCGGTATTACGGATCATGGCAAACAGTGAATGCTCTTGCTTCTTACCGTCGATGGTCCAACTGGCATTAAAGATTTTATGGCGGCAGTGCTCGCTATTAGCTTGTGCAAACATGATGAGCTCAACGTCGCTTGGGTTGCGCTCTAGGCGCTTGAAGTTTTCTTCTAAATAGCCAATCTCATCAGCAGAGAGTGCCAAGCCTAAGGATTGATTAGCGTGCTCGAGCGCAGCTTTACCCTGCCCCATGACATCAATGCGTGTGAATGGTCGATTGGGTAATGATTGGTATAGAGCTTGTACATCGTTCTCGGCAGTAACGATGACTTCGGTCATCCGATCAAATAATGCTGTCTCCAAGATCTGCTCTTGTGAGGCGTTCAGATTTATGTTGGCGTTCCATTGGTAACGCACACCGCGCTCAATCCGTAAGACCTCTAAACCGCATTGACGAGCAATGTCGGTGGCCTTACTGGCCCAAGGGGAGACCGTCCCAAATCGAGGAATCACGATTGCGGATTGGTTTGCCTTGCTTCCTGCAAAGGGCTCACCGTAATGCAATAAAGCTTCTAGGATGGCGACTTGGCTGGCTGAGAGCTCTTGATCTGACCAGACAAAATGCAGGTACTGTGCAGTGATGCTACTAAGCTCAATTCCTTGAGTTGAAAGGTGGCTTAAGAGCCGTTGTTGACGGAAGACAGAAAGGGCATCGGCCCCGGGCAGACAACGGAAAAATGACATTCCGTGATTATAAGAGTGCCGTGGGTTCTGCTTCCTGGATTAGACCAAACGCCCACCCTGAAGGGTGAGCTGGCGGCTACAGCGTTTAGCCAGTTGTGGGTCGTGGGTCACCAAGATCAGGGTGGAGCCGTTCTCACGATTGAGTTGAAACAAGAGCTCAATCACACGTGCTCCACTTGCCTCGTCTAAGCTTCCGGTGGGCTCATCCGCAAACAAGATATTGGGCTCACTCACAAAGGCGCGAGCCAGGGCAACACGTTGCTGCTCTCCACCCGATAGAGTTTTAGGGTAATGCGAGAGACGCTCACTAAGACCAACTTTAGCTAAGCAGGCTGCGGCGGCAATACGCGACTTTGCAAGTGGATCACCCCGAATCTCTAAAGGAAGCATCACGTTCTCCAGAGCATTGAGATGCGGCACAAGCTGGAAGGACTGAAACACGAAGCCGACGTATTGACCCCGTAATCGGGCACGGCCATCTTCATCAAGCTTGCTTAGATCCTCTTGCATCAGGTGCACAGTGCCACTACTTGGGAGATCTAAGCCGGCCAGGATGCCTAAGAGTGTGCTTTTACCAGAACCGGACGCACCCACAATGGCGATGGACTCTCCTGCTGTGATCGAGAAATCAATCTCCTGCAAGATTGCGAGGGGTCCATCACTGGTCTGGACTGTTTTACCCACATGACTAGCCTGCAAGACTGGGGTAGATTCATGCACAATACTCAATGTGAAACCTTTGTTTAAACAATTTGTCGTTGGATTGGCCTCCATCTTACTCGTGACCAGTTCACCTTTGCTGGCACAGAGCATTAAAGCCCCACAGTCTGGTCCACAACTCTTGGTATTGGGCGATAGTCTTTCTGCTGAATATGGTCTACCCCGTGGGGCTGGCTGGGTAACCTTGTTGGGTAATCAGTTACGCAAAGAAGGTAGCTCGTGGCAGATCACAAACGCTAGTATTAGTGGTGAAACCACAGCCGGTGGCTTAAGTCGTTTGCCGGATCTTTTAAAGCGGGTTAAACCTCGCCTAGTAATTATTGAGCTGGGGGCTAATGACGCCCTTCGCGGTCTATCCTTGACGGCAAGTCAGAAGAACCTCAAAGAGATGATTGTGATGAGCAAGAAAAGCGGCGCCGAGGTTCTCTTACTGGGTATGCAGATCCCTCCTAACTACGGACAGGAATACACCAAGCAATTTGTACGTTTATTTGTGAGTCTGGCTCAATCCGAACAAGTAGCTCTTCTGCCCTTCTTCCTTGAAGGAGTAGCTACTAGACCAGAACTCTTTCAAGCCGATCGGATTCATCCAAATGAGCAAGCGCAGCCCATTATGTTTGGCAATGTATGGAAGGCGATGGAAC
This genomic interval from Polynucleobacter sp. UK-FUSCHL-C3 contains the following:
- the purL gene encoding phosphoribosylformylglycinamidine synthase; the encoded protein is MSFFRCLPGADALSVFRQQRLLSHLSTQGIELSSITAQYLHFVWSDQELSASQVAILEALLHYGEPFAGSKANQSAIVIPRFGTVSPWASKATDIARQCGLEVLRIERGVRYQWNANINLNASQEQILETALFDRMTEVIVTAENDVQALYQSLPNRPFTRIDVMGQGKAALEHANQSLGLALSADEIGYLEENFKRLERNPSDVELIMFAQANSEHCRHKIFNASWTIDGKKQEHSLFAMIRNTDRLQPKGTIVAYSDNSAIMEGCDADVWSSVGPAGHYQTKRALVHTLMKVETHNHPTAIAPFQGAATGSGGEIRDEGATGIGGKPKAGLTGFSVSNLHIPGTNLPWEKSPYGKPERIATPLQIMIDGPIGGAAFNNEFGRPNLGGYFRVFEQTIGGQRRGYHKPIMIAGGIGAIESIHTHKHPIEDGDLLIQLGGPGMRIGMGGGTASSMSTGANTADLDFDSVQRGNPEIERRAQEVINQCRALGEHNPIVSIHDVGAGGLSNAFPELADSAKLGAQFELRAIPLEESGMSPAEIWCNESQERYVIAIHPKDLDRFAKMCERERCPYAVVGHTTQNRQLQLHDQQQTKNPDQQYPIDMPMEVLLGKPPKMHRDVHTTQEQLSPFNCNAIELKEAIELVLQQPTVASKSFLITIGDRTVGGLNSRDPFVGPWQVPVADCAVTTMDYSGYLGEAMSMGERTPVALFNAPAAAKMAVGEAITNILAADITSIEDIKLSANWMAACGQPGEDAKLYESVKAVGIELCPELGISIPVGKDSLSMATSWQDHNQAKQVVSPVSLIISAFAPVRDVRKTLTPQLQPQTDTELILIDLGRNQNRMAGSIVTQVFEQTDTHAPNVDHASDLKAFTNAIIALRERNAILAYHDRSDGGLLACIAEMAFASHCGISLNVDLLCIDPQTEPDYGDAKNWASQVSGRRHEQTIRALFSEELGAVIQIERSQRDAVFAVLRECGISAFSHVIGKPNQSDALEIWRDAKCVYTESRVHLQKLWQNTSYQIARLRDNPNCVDSEYQSVEDVSDPGMSPILRFDPNENPSAPFINKGTRPKMAILREQGVNSHLEMAYAMDLAGFASHDVHMSDLLSGQAKLEDYQGLVACGGFSYGDVLGAGEGWAKTILFNPQLSEQFASFFQRNDSFALGVCNGCQMMSNLASLIPGAKAWPKFTRNQSEQYEARLVMVEILQSPSMFFNGMSGSHLPIAVAHGEGYANFKHQGNAREIEHNQLAAMRFIDHQGNATERYPLNPNGSPQGLTSVTTADGRFTVMMPHPERVFRNVQMSWYPKEWNQTKDGASPWLRMFRNARVWVN
- a CDS encoding ABC transporter ATP-binding protein; translation: MHESTPVLQASHVGKTVQTSDGPLAILQEIDFSITAGESIAIVGASGSGKSTLLGILAGLDLPSSGTVHLMQEDLSKLDEDGRARLRGQYVGFVFQSFQLVPHLNALENVMLPLEIRGDPLAKSRIAAAACLAKVGLSERLSHYPKTLSGGEQQRVALARAFVSEPNILFADEPTGSLDEASGARVIELLFQLNRENGSTLILVTHDPQLAKRCSRQLTLQGGRLV
- a CDS encoding arylesterase: MKPLFKQFVVGLASILLVTSSPLLAQSIKAPQSGPQLLVLGDSLSAEYGLPRGAGWVTLLGNQLRKEGSSWQITNASISGETTAGGLSRLPDLLKRVKPRLVIIELGANDALRGLSLTASQKNLKEMIVMSKKSGAEVLLLGMQIPPNYGQEYTKQFVRLFVSLAQSEQVALLPFFLEGVATRPELFQADRIHPNEQAQPIMFGNVWKAMEPFRALLQSN